In one window of Fodinibius salicampi DNA:
- a CDS encoding DNA-3-methyladenine glycosylase family protein, with amino-acid sequence MSSWTLKSIPPHDWFLCLDIDQYFDHEHNPEDVFEEGFRRPIPVGNRDVMVTTFFNGNPEQPEFHFESNEALDKSEIEEANKSLSRIFGTELDLRPLYDKAAEDPVLGPKLTDLYGLKRMARANLFEDTINRIIQMRLSHKPTAKKMVYKVRKNYGSLVTAQGENVPAWPRPHQLVKANPMSIRKLGPTKRKGEFIIGFAEDLLSGEQDLSELENCDPQTFYDAIKEVRGVGPTSAQQLMLFRNRTDAVFPSNKSKGKEKGHRRWIIMSYGDDPNNTTEEEFQQMISSWEGFEAAALEFLFVNWVLNEKEKEAKN; translated from the coding sequence ATGAGTAGCTGGACCCTAAAATCTATACCACCCCATGACTGGTTCTTGTGTCTCGATATTGACCAGTATTTCGATCACGAGCACAACCCCGAAGATGTTTTCGAAGAAGGCTTTCGCCGTCCCATCCCTGTAGGAAATCGTGATGTAATGGTGACCACTTTTTTTAACGGCAATCCGGAGCAGCCGGAATTTCATTTTGAGAGTAATGAAGCACTGGATAAATCCGAAATCGAAGAAGCTAATAAGAGCCTAAGCCGCATCTTTGGTACCGAACTTGATTTGCGTCCGCTCTACGATAAGGCCGCTGAGGATCCGGTTCTGGGTCCCAAACTTACTGACCTGTACGGACTAAAACGGATGGCCCGCGCCAACCTCTTTGAAGATACCATCAATCGCATTATCCAAATGCGGCTTTCCCACAAGCCTACAGCCAAGAAGATGGTTTACAAAGTACGCAAGAACTACGGTTCGCTGGTCACGGCACAGGGAGAAAATGTCCCTGCCTGGCCCCGGCCGCACCAGCTGGTTAAGGCCAATCCTATGAGTATCCGGAAACTGGGTCCCACCAAACGCAAAGGGGAATTTATTATCGGTTTTGCTGAAGACCTGCTTTCAGGCGAACAGGATCTGTCTGAATTAGAAAATTGCGATCCCCAAACATTTTATGATGCCATTAAGGAAGTGCGGGGCGTGGGACCTACCTCGGCGCAACAGCTGATGCTGTTTCGCAACCGTACGGATGCCGTCTTTCCCAGCAATAAGAGCAAAGGTAAAGAAAAAGGTCACCGACGGTGGATCATTATGAGCTATGGAGACGATCCGAATAATACTACTGAAGAAGAGTTTCAACAAATGATTTCCAGTTGGGAAGGCTTTGAAGCAGCTGCCCTGGAATTTTTGTTTGTCAACTGGGTACTCAATGAAAAAGAGAAGGAGGCTAAGAATTGA
- a CDS encoding YciI family protein has translation MKNLIFTIVLISICSLTYAQEQEPTEPETFQMEWEGEKVTMQKYFIVFLKKGPNRDQPEEERQQIQEKHLAYLGKLFKEGVLNINGPTGDNGEISGISVYSTATLEEAVELAEGDPAVQAGRLVVEAHSWWVAKGSSVK, from the coding sequence ATGAAAAATCTGATATTTACTATTGTACTCATTTCCATATGCTCCCTCACATATGCCCAAGAACAAGAGCCAACGGAACCCGAAACCTTTCAAATGGAATGGGAAGGGGAAAAGGTCACGATGCAAAAGTATTTCATTGTCTTCTTAAAAAAAGGACCGAACCGCGACCAACCAGAAGAAGAAAGGCAACAAATTCAGGAAAAACACCTAGCATATCTTGGTAAGCTCTTTAAAGAGGGTGTTCTCAACATTAATGGTCCTACCGGTGATAACGGAGAGATCTCAGGTATTTCTGTTTACAGTACAGCAACCCTTGAAGAAGCCGTTGAACTCGCTGAAGGGGATCCCGCCGTGCAAGCCGGACGATTAGTTGTAGAAGCTCATTCCTGGTGGGTTGCTAAAGGCTCTTCCGTAAAATAA